Proteins encoded by one window of Portunus trituberculatus isolate SZX2019 chromosome 27, ASM1759143v1, whole genome shotgun sequence:
- the LOC123509925 gene encoding puff II/9-2 protein-like encodes MTEAGDRVAGRMILDRRDEKGDIMQTFERLAEKAQEAKSVSFDLEDVSDIEDYQDVMNMDESTLRSVCVQLIDNSRRNKGLIRSLMGDVVGLKRKVKQFETEAENMRSQFEELKNELSKQDKVLNALLNNVEENNKAVESSEKKSEECVGKMEQNKREIEKSVKKSEELVERKYNEVVKLSRDLNEERSELSKMSSRVEESGG; translated from the coding sequence atgacgGAGGCAGGTGACAGAGTTGCTGGGAGAATGATCCTGgacagaagagatgaaaaaggtgATATAATGCAAACTTTTGAGAGACTGGCAGAGAAGGCACAAGAAGCTAAATCAGTAAGTTTTGATTTAGAAGACGTAAGTGACATAGAAGACTATCAGGATGTCATGAATATGGATGAGTCAACCTTAAGGAGTGTTTGTGTACAATTAATTGATAATTCCAGGAGAAATAAGGGTCTGATTAGAAGTTTGATGGGTGATGTTGTAGGCCTTAAGAGGAAGGTCAAACAGTTTGAGACAGAAGCAGAGAATATGAGAAGCCAGTTTGAAGAGTTGAAAAATGAACTAAGCAAACAAGATAAAGTGTTGAATGCCTTACTTAATaatgtggaagaaaataataaagctgTAGAGTCAAGTGAGAAGAAATCAGAGGAGTGTGTAGGAAAAATGgagcaaaacaagagagaaattgAGAAAAGTGTTAAAAAGTCTGAAGAACTAGTGGAAAGAAAGTATAATGAGGTTGTAAAATTGAGCAGGGAtttaaatgaggaaagaagtgagCTATCAAAAATGAGCTCTAGGGTGGAAGAAAGTGGTGGGTGA